acaaaaatatgtaGAAATTGCCCCGGATctggtttttataaaattaatataatatgagATAATTCAGTTCCAACTACATGATGCATTTGGCAAAAAGAATGATCTTGACCAATAAAGATTATGCTTTTTCTCCATGTGTGTAGTCATCAATTATGTGAAAgatcaatatatatttgtacTAACTTGAATAATGGAAGATGATGTGTGATATAATTACGATGGAAAAGTCATTTTGCATGAAATTTCTATACCCTTTTAATTTGAATTATTCCACAAAGTGAGTTGGTCGTCCTCTcacttgtaatatttttttagttaatgatCTATAAGATCTAAGATTAGTACAGGAGAGAACATATCTTTTGTCTCCTAAACCTCCTTTActatcatcattatcatcaaaAACCCTATTTTATACCATTTCACAGCGAAGACAAGCAGATATTTTGATATAAAGAAGGGGAGACACCTCAGACAAGAGGATATCAGAGAAGAAGATGTATCAAGATCAACAACACCCCGTTGGTGCTCCTCCTCCTCAAGGTAATTCCCCTTGTTACAattctcttcttatctttttttatttttgcttcttAAATTCTAATGTTGTGGTTGTTATGCATATAGGGTATCCTCCAAAGGAAGGATATCCACCACCGGGATATCCTCCGGCAGGTTATCCTCCACCACCTCAGGGATACGGTCAGGCATATCCAGCACAAGGGTATCCTCCACCGCAATATCCTCAAGGTCCTCCGCCGCAGTATCCTTATCAGGGTCCTCCACCCCAATATGGTCAGGCtccacaaaagaagaagaaagactcgGGATTTGTAGAAGGATGGTGCgttgactctctctctctttttgtttatataatatggCTTTGCAACCGAATTTGGTCACTATCACTTTTTGTACACCATTCATAAACTTTGGTCAGAAACGTGGACCGTTTAATTTTCATGACGAAATAGAACGGTCCAGTTCGTAAACGATCTGATTCGCTCGTCATGCAACCATGTAAAGTAAATATGTTTGCTAGCGAATGTAACTTATATGTATGTGTGTGTTACAGTTTGGCTATGCTCTGCTGTTGCTTTCTGTTGGAAGCTTGCTTCTGATTGAAGATTGAGATGATATTGACCCGTTGACCGTCTACAGGATGCCATCGTATTATATGAAACAAGAACTATAATTGTTAGGTGTTcaaaagcaaaaagaaaaagaattatAGTTGTTTAAAAAGGACGTCTTTGATCAAACATCTAGACATCTTCTCGTATGTGTGTGTCTATGTGCGTTCGCGTTTTGTGTTtgttcaagttttttatttttatttatttctggtTTTGAACTTGAATTTTCCTGaagttcttgttttgttttgttttttgctaatttttttttaaaattaccaaaatattcTGGACCAAAGTTCATAATTTCTCagatccaaaaccaaaatatgtatttttaagtaTCAATAATCTTAtgaattttaagttttgtttggtgtttttcaacaattttaaatgtttctaaCTATTATTAAATGTTAGTGTTCATCTTTTGTATATGTAAATTGAACTCACTTTTGTATAAATACATTCTTTTTTCAGTAGAGGAAAATAAAATACGGTCAACTCCAATGAGGTTTCAAAAGAGGAAACATctattaaaaccctaaactttcaaattaaattaaaaaaaacctccATTTAGTGTTTAagccaaaaaaattattcaacttttaaatattgaatgttttaactatcatattttgttgactcgataattaaaaaaactcaaaCTGTTAAACTCGATTAAAAAACTAAATGTCTGTTAACTCTTTAACGATGTCGTTTCGAAAACTGATTAAAAACGTAATCATACAGTTTTGTTTCTgatgaaatattaaatttattgatcatctagaaaaaaaaaatgtttacgtACATCCAAAGAATACTGAGAAATAAAGCTAGAAACTGCCTCCTAACTATGCTCAGTATGAGCTCCTAACCAACACTGGAGTAGACTCTGCAACTTC
The nucleotide sequence above comes from Brassica napus cultivar Da-Ae chromosome A9, Da-Ae, whole genome shotgun sequence. Encoded proteins:
- the LOC111200583 gene encoding protein CYSTEINE-RICH TRANSMEMBRANE MODULE 10-like — translated: MYQDQQHPVGAPPPQGYPPKEGYPPPGYPPAGYPPPPQGYGQAYPAQGYPPPQYPQGPPPQYPYQGPPPQYGQAPQKKKKDSGFVEGCLAMLCCCFLLEACF